The genome window gacttattaatgtccaaaaataaacaagaagtgaccaaaaatcagctGAAAGTGACCTGCAATAGACCCAAAATCTGCAGGAAATTTACATTAAATTCAACAATCTCATTGGGCAGTGACCCAGAAGTTACCCAATATAGTGAAatggaagtaaaacaaaaaaaaaacgctaagtgaccccaaaatgcctaaAAATTAACAGGCAGTTATGCAAAAATGAGCAAAAACTATGAGGAAGGGAAATAGAATGGAATtgaaccaaaatcaacactAAGACCTCGAAAGCACACAAAATTGACAAGGAGTGAGCCGGAACTGGGaatctcaacaggaagtgacccaaaaatgacccaaaataggaaggaaaatcaataggaagtgacatggaACTGAACCAAAAGTGACGCCAAAAtatctcaaaattaacaggttaCCCAGAAATGACCCAATATCATAAGGGAATAAAAATGGAATGgatttgacccaaaatcaacagaaagtgacccgcaaAAGACCaataatcaacagaaagtgacaaggAATAGAAccaaaattaatgggaagtgaccagaaaaaaaaaaaaaaaaaaaaaaaaaaaaagacccaaaatggacaggaggtgaaccaaaatcaacgggaagtggccCCAAAACGCattgaaaaacaacaggaagttacccagaaatgacccaaaTTTATCAGGAATTGAAACTGAATGGATTTGAAccaaaattaatgggaagtgaccaaaaatgacccataatggacagaaagtgaccaaaaatcaacaagaagtggccTCTAAGTgcctaaaaatcaacaagaaaggaCATGGAATTTAACCAAAATCAAAGGGAACCCGAAAATTAACAGGTCAAGAATAGGacgtggcccaaaatcaacagaacctGACTCTTTATTACATGATTAGACCTAAACATTGTGTACATTTGACATTTTCTCACCTCTTCTGTAAGCTTTGTGTTGGACTTCTCCAATGCGTCCACTTTGGCCTGGAGATTATTTACTGAAGCGCTACGTACGGAAACACACTTCATTATTTACTCCTTTCATTTCAACACTTTGGCtgaattgacggcaatagatgttcATTTTGGGTTGGACGTGTTTTGCCGTCAATGGCCATTTTTCGTatatgtacactgctggccagaagtattagcacccctgcaattttgtcagataatgatcAATTTGTCccataaaatgattgcaattacaaatgctttggtagtaatagcttcatttattttgcttgcaatgaaaaaaaaaagagaatggggggaaaaaaattaaatgattgttattttacacaaaactccaaaaatgggaggacaaaagtattggtaccctcagtctaatacttggtagcacaacctctaGACAAAATGACTGCGGACAACCGCATCCGATGTCCATCAATgggttttttacaatgctctgctggaattttagaccattcttctttggtcaactgctccaggtctcagatttgaagggtgccctgccttctccaaactgccattttcagatccctccacaggtgttctatgggattcaggtctgaactcattgctggccactttagaagtctccaatgctttctctcaaaccattttctagtgctgtttgaagtgggttttgggtcgttgtcctgctggaagacccatgacctctgaaggagacccagctttctcacactgggccctacattatgctgcaaaatttgttggtagtcttcacacttcataatgccacgcacacggtcaagcagtccagtcccagaggcagcaaagcaaccccaagacatcagggaacctccatccttgtttgactgtggggaccgtgttcttttctttgaaggcctcattttttccccctataaactctatgttgatgccttttcccaaaaagctctacttttgtctcatctgaccagagaccagtcttccaaaacattttttggctttgtcaggtaagttttgacaaactccaacctggcttttgtatgactctaggtcagaagtggggacttcctgggtatcctacagtagagtcccttttcattcagatggcaACAGGTAGTAcggtttgacactgttgtaccctcggactgcaggacagcttgaacttgtttggatgttagtcaaggttctttatccaccatccgcacaatctttcgtcgaaatctctcgtcaatttttcctttccgtccacatctagggaggttagccatggGCTTTACTCCTATTTATgatactgcgcacggtagacacaggaacattcaggtctttggagatggacttgtagccttgagattgcccatgcttcctcacattgcttcTCAAGCCCTCAGGacggttctttggtcttctttccgtgctcaatttggtacacacaaggacataggacagaggttgagtcaaccttaatccattttaacaggctgcacgtgtgatttagttattgccaccaccagttatgtgccacaggtaagtaacaggtgctactaattacacaaattagagaagcatcacatgatttttcaaaaggtgccaatgcttttgtccggcctgttttttggagttttgtgtacaatgataatgatttaatttttttccccgattatcttttgttttttttttcattgcaaggaaaataaatgaagataatactaccaaagcatttgtaattgcaatcattttctgcgaGAAAtagctgacagaattgcaggggtgccaatacttttggtcagcagtgTACATGTTCTTTCACTAAATACGACAACACATACTCTGAACTAGCAATGACTTTGTCGATAAATGATCACACAGCGAGACGAACCTTAAATGTCTGTTGAGCTCCTCCACATAATTCTTCTGATCAAGTATGGCAgtgatctgaccatcgctggcgGACACAAAAACAACATGACGCTTTTGGAATAATGCCACTTTCACTCGGTTAGCACGCTATCTTACCCTTCCGCGCTCTTGCTACTGTGGCCGCCGTCTTTGAGGTACATTGAGAAATCGATGACGCCGACCTGAGAGTCCAGGTCTTCCCCTTTCATGCACAAGTTGGCGTCGATGACGTTCAGCCCCACCAGCAGGCCGGCGATGACGGCGCCCTCCTCCTCCATCATTAGCGCGTTGGGTTCATAGAATTCGCTGCGAAAGTGCACAAAAATGACAAATTTAAGCATGTTTTGGTGAGGAGAAGAACGGGGTTGCATGGTCCAAACCTGAGAAGGTCCTTCCTGTTGATGATGGTTTTCATGTAGTCGGACAGCTTCTTCTGCATCAAGGCCAGACGTAACCAAGCACGGCCTCGTCCTAAAGGCGTCCTAGAGTTCAAAACTTGGCGTTATTCGGTCAAATCGGGccagaaaaatcaaaatattaatCATAAACCTGGGCGATATATCGGTTTGTTTATTGCGGATCattcaaataaataatttaaattcATAAATCACAtgatggacgtctatcatcatcatcagttaACAGTTTTGGCTTCATGAGGTCAAACGTCGCAGGCCCAAAATTTAatttgtatgtttgtgttcaaaataactgaagaacgaataaagggattattatcaaatgTGCAGTAGGCCTGGGCGAAAAATCGACcggtatgtttttttaattgtttttattttgaattatttaaaaaaatatttcataattCACATGATTAGACGCCCATCGACATCAATGGCATTGGAAGTTAACAGTGCTAATTTGTTGTTTTGCATGTACGTTTAAGATAACTGAAGAATGATTGAGGGGATTATTGTTTGTCATTTAAAATGGAAGAGGTGATTAAACTTTGTGGTCTAGAGGTCAAAGGTTGCAGGCCAAAATTTGAATGTGTaagtttgtgttcaagatacaTAACTGAAGGGATCGTTATCAAATGTGCAGTATTCCTGGGCGACAAATTGATTTTACGTattaattcaactttttttaatACGGAtgattccccccaaaaattgagagaaaatgcaatcagtaacatTTGGAGAGGGTGGAATTTGGACTGACTTGAGGCCAGGCAGGTCTTTCACGCTGGCTGTGATCTCGCCGGCTTCGGGCGTCAATTTCTCCACCAGCTCCAAGGCTCCCCAGAACGACTTGTTCTGCCCCAGGAAGGTCTTCTTGGCTGAAGGAGAAAAGGAATCATTTTTTATCGGCGCCATCtgccatacatacagtacatataatgCCATACAATAGACGTCCCGTGCATTTGGACCAGGAGATCTttcgatcgctgccagcccttccTGGTCCATATGGACGTGATGTGTATGGGATAGAAGAAATGACGTAAACGTGGTTACTTTTCAAGCCATGCTTGAGGCAGTGTTCCATGACCACGAAAAACTGCTGCAGAGGCGCATAGTCAGAGTCCAAAGTGCGACCCAGATTGAGTGCGGACTCGATCAGGCCCTTGATGCTCAGCTTGGCCATGTTCATCAGGTTCAGCCTCTCGATGGTGATGGGGTCCTTGGGATCTACATAGGACAACGCCAAACTGATCAATTAGTGCTGTGCAATATATTGCCAAACTGATGTAAACCTTTCTATCGACAATGAACGCCTCTGTCGTTATCATCATCATAAATAGACCTGTTCCCGCAATCTATATTTCGGCCAGCAGATGGCGACCAATTTTGCGATTCCATATGCCAAAGTAGTCCCACCAATTGACCTCTAGAAGTCGCTATTATAACTAATTAAATGACTTGAATATCTATCgtagtcaatggcagtcaatgagttacggAAGAAGCTGAAATTTGTTGATTTAGGGTCAATTCCTCTATATTTTGGAGCATTCCATTGTCTGTGtgatgtacattttggatcgtttcttgttgattttagggccatttctgggtcattctctgatgattttggagcattcccaGGTTACTTCCTATACATTTTAGTTCACAtcatgttaattttggggtacttacaggtcacgtcttgtacatttttgatcattttctattgatttttgggcatttatgtgtcacttcctgttgatttttgggcatttccaggtcaaatcctgttcattttcggtaactttgatgattttggggcattcccaggtGATTTCCTcaatcctgtacattttggtcactttctattAATCTTTTtatttgaagattttttttttttttttgggtaaaaCATGATGACCACCAATGGAGATTTCTTTTTGCAGGTCCAagttgaaaatcaacaggagtgaATGGAAATGTTTTCATAGGAGTTGAatgtgccattggaaatgaatggggccattgaaaatgtatggaaagttttttgtcaaattttggcgggtttgtacatttttgccaaaaactggctAAGAGCATTTGTGCCTCTTGATTTGGTCAATTTTTTGATGGGTGAATTACGATTGGGTAAAAAACTATAGGACAAGTAGCATTttgaaaatgtgaaattttgtgtttttgccattgacaatggtaaaaaaaaacaaacaaaaaaaaccctgttTTTGTACAATGGCACATTTGTCAGACACGACTGCGCCATGACATAGTAGTGTGCTCAcggtggttgaaaaacacttgaTTAAAGGGATTGTTGGGAAGGCGTGGCCAGAGTCACCAAGCAGCGCATCCTCAACTGCAGCGTCATGGCCGTTTTTGACGACGGCATCCTGACGCCGTTCCCAATCCTACCTTCGTGGGCCGGCTCTGGATCCGGTGTGAGGGAGATGTCATTGAGCTCCCGCAGGCACAGCCACTCGCCGTCCACCGACACACGGAAGTTGCACAGATAGATGGTTTCCCGGGCGGCCTGGGTTATCTTGTCGGTGGTGGGCGTCGGCGTCTCGCTCTGGGGGGTCAAATCCGACATGATGGCGACGATGACTTGGCAAAAACAATAGCAAACGGGCTGTGCGGTTCCTCCCCCGAAATTCCCAAGCAGGGGACAAAAAGGATGTCCGGAGCAGGTGTCTGTCCTCCTCCCAGTCACACTGCGATGTGCTCAATCGCTCCTCCGCCCCCCTTGCCCACCCTTGTGTTGCCTTTTGTGCAGTGGAGGAGTttcaaggaaaaaaagtaaaacaaaagcaTCACCCGGCACCCTCCTTTCAAGCTGGCGGTGCCTGGATGCACACTGGGTGTTGACCAAGATGGCCGACCGTTGTGGAAGCTGTAGCAGACAGCGCGATGTCACGTGACCAGATGGtgcgagagggagagagagagggagaaagGGGGAGGGGAGAATGATTCTTCCCACTCACTACCAAAGTTCCCAGATCAGGAAATCCAAGAGAGGGGAGAAATGATAGGTCGCTCAAGAAGAGGTGAATGTGACGTGAGACTGATGTGTTCCTCCAGCTTCTTCTgtgacttattggctgccattgacggcggtagacgtcaaatccattttgactgggaggggacaAATAAACGTtcatttttgactgggaggggtgaatgaacgttcattcgccctaacccagtcaaaatggattggacgtctacttccgtcaatggcactgaaatatcaAGTTTTCCAGCCAGTCCTCACAATTGAAATGGATTGGTGGTCAATGGCAAGCAGTTTAgttcattttgggttactttctTTATAAGTTGGGGTGCTTACATGTAACTTCCGGTAAATGTGGGACATTTGcagttgcacatccactcagtgggtggcagtggtgctctcattttcagagtgtacgCAGTATTTATGCattaaacaagagcacacagcaaagagcaagataTATGAAGTCTCACGAAAATTAAGATGAGGAAATATGGCAAGGTGTgtgtagcgtttggcttcacttttaatacagtgggtgacgaGAAAAGACCGGTATGTTTACTGTGTCCAAAAATTAGAGATCaaccgatatgggtttttcaggaccgataccgattattagtagttagaggagccaataaccgatttttggaaccgatatggcggaaaacacagacaaggcagaaaaagcagtttctgctcttgcacccttctttaaaataaacagctgtattttgagccaaaagaactgttgtgttttatagaacaatacgtctatagaccccaatcacgtgacgtcacaactccgcccccatgacctgtgccgccatattgtctgtcagctcatcgtgtttacatattaccgctacgtacattcctcctattactgcgtgtttttctgcttgttcaaggaatcaccgcctagtaaacgaacccaataaccttcctgacaatcgttaacattgattaatcaaaatgttgaaggcatgtgtggcggttggttgcagttacagtgaagataaacggtcattttagtagtagctgtgtgcccattgttaaaagggcaaatctgtaaagcagcacggtttgtttatctcggtccatgatgagtttgtgtcgacagccgttagctgcgaaaacatcaatatg of Corythoichthys intestinalis isolate RoL2023-P3 chromosome 3, ASM3026506v1, whole genome shotgun sequence contains these proteins:
- the rufy3 gene encoding protein RUFY3 isoform X5; the protein is MSDLTPQSETPTPTTDKITQAARETIYLCNFRVSVDGEWLCLRELNDISLTPDPEPAHEDPKDPITIERLNLMNMAKLSIKGLIESALNLGRTLDSDYAPLQQFFVVMEHCLKHGLKTKKTFLGQNKSFWGALELVEKLTPEAGEITASVKDLPGLKTPLGRGRAWLRLALMQKKLSDYMKTIINRKDLLSEFYEPNALMMEEEGAVIAGLLVGLNVIDANLCMKGEDLDSQVGVIDFSMYLKDGGHSSKSAEGDGQITAILDQKNYVEELNRHLSASVNNLQAKVDALEKSNTKLTEELAVANNRIITLQEDVERVKEESSFQLESNRKALRSDSADGPALGETRKQLKEETLLRLDVEKELEVQIGMKQEMELSMKMLEKDVCEKQDALAELRQQLDDMRLINQQLSHKSQSADSSSKQKSDAVARLEDKISQMSSTIRQLENSEKHLVKQARNLNSAAGKLLQLKQ